The following coding sequences are from one Gigantopelta aegis isolate Gae_Host chromosome 15, Gae_host_genome, whole genome shotgun sequence window:
- the LOC121389943 gene encoding LOW QUALITY PROTEIN: ubiquitin carboxyl-terminal hydrolase 5-like (The sequence of the model RefSeq protein was modified relative to this genomic sequence to represent the inferred CDS: deleted 1 base in 1 codon), which translates to MSAIDLLRQHLSKIKAPLGGEKVYKDECVYSFDNPESQDGLYVCMKTFLGFGRKHVHQHFEKTGNAVFLRIKRIRKEIPAEDLPPPAEKPTKLAIGVEGGFQVDEKKFKFEEQTSVVVLPDFVEVPLPNQDIPDIVQLSVQSILAAEDAWKLEEAAAMAGTWEGEKRQKSKHADNLLQLENRPKIPPSGWKCEQCELTSNLWLNLTDGTILCGRRFFDGSGGNNHAVEHFNHAKHPLAVKLGTITGDSADVYSYDEDEMVEDPLLAKHLAHFGINLAALEKTEKTMVELEIDLNQKIGEWDVIQEAGSKLKPLYGPGYTGMRNLGNSCYMNSVMQVLFTIPDFQKKYFDRKEAIFHNAPANCVQDFNVQMAKLGHGLLSGEYSQSPMETDKVIQPPSGIRPQMFKTLIGKGHPEFSTKRQQDSQEFFLHLINLTERNSKGSENPGECFRFQIEERLQCAGSGKVRYTSRPDFCLSLPVPVDKADNLEAVAAYEAKKKQLENNKETIDPKEIVRPRISLQSCIDAFMEVVSVDDFYSSALKSKTQAKQTTRLSTFPDFLMVQLKKFTVGYDWVPKKLDVSIDAPLELDISRLRGSGIQPGEEQLPQDQPAQQEQPAIQIDESTVKQLVDMGFARNGCCRAVFHTKNSGAEVALNWIMEHMGDPDFSDPFVLPSGTKSGEANFQPNEEALLNIMSMGFNKDQATKALKSTNNNVERAVDWIFSHADELEQPMETEEQSTETGRQAYRDGSGKYKLVAFISHMGTSTNVGHYVCHILKDGKWVIFNDEKVALSEHPPRDLAYLYLYQRV; encoded by the exons ATGTCGGCAATAGACCTTTTGAGGCAACATTTGTCGAAAATCAAAGCTCCTTTGGGAGGAGAAAAAGTGTACAAAGACGAATGTGTTTACtcatttgataatcca GAAAGTCAAGATGGCCTATATGTTTGTATGAAAACCTTTCTGGGTTTTGGCAGGAAGCATGTACATCAGCATTTTGAAAAGACAGGGAATGCAGTGTTCCTGAGAATAAAGAGAATCAGGAAAGAG ATTCCTGCAGAGGATTTGCCACCACCTGCAGAGAAACCAACCAAACTTGCAATAG gGGTTGAAGGAGGATTTCAGGTTGACGAGAAGAAGTTTAAGTTTGAGGAGCAGACGTCTGTAGTCGTCTTACCGGACTTTGTTGAGGTTCCACTTCCCAACCAGGATATACCCGATATA GTACAACTGTCGGTGCAGAGTATTTTAGCCGCGGAAGATGCATGGAAATTGGAAGAAGCCGCAGCAATGGCAGGAACGTGGGAAGGCGAAAAGAGACAGAAGTCCAA acACGCAGACAATCTTCTCCAGCTGGAGAACCGTCCCAAGATCCCACCGAGTGGCTGGAAGTGTGAGCAGTGTGAGCTAACCTCCAACCTCTGGCTCAACCTCACTGATGGCACCATCCTGTGTGGACGACGCTTCTTCGACGGCAGCGGTGGCAACAACCACGCGGTGGAGCACTTCAACCATGCGAAACACCCACTGGCCGTAAAGCTGGGGACGATCACTGGCGATTCAGCAG ATGTCTATTCCTATGATGAAGATGAAATGGTAGAAGATCCACTCCTAGCAAAACATTTAGCACACTTTGGAATCAATCTGGCGGCGCTGGAAAAG ACGGAGAAGACGATGGTGGAACTGGAGATAGATTTGAACCAGAAGATCGGAGAGTGGGATGTCATACAGGAGGCCGGCAGTAAACTGAAGCCGCTCTACGGCCCGGGATACACTGGCATGCGTAACCTTGGCAACAGCTGTTACATGAACTCGGTGATGCAGGTGCTGTTCACGATTCCAGACTTCCAGAAGAA atattttgacAGAAAAGAAGCCATTTTTCACAATGCtccagctaattgtgtacaggATTTCAATGTACAGAT gGCTAAATTAGGACATGGTTTGTTGTCGGGCGAATACTCTCAGTCACCGATGGAGACCGACAAAGTGATTCAA CCTCCGTCTGGAATACGACCTCAGATGTTCAAGACGCTGATCGGGAAGGGTCATCCCGAGTTTTCAACGAAACGACAACAAGATTCACAAGAGTTCTTTCTGCATCTCATCAATCTGACGGAG AGAAACAGTAAAGGGAGCGAGAACCCGGGTGAGTGTTTCCGCTTCCAGATTGAAGAGCGCTTGCAGTGCGCAGGTTCCGGTAAAGTGAGATACACGAGCCGGCCGGACTTCTGTCTGTCACTGCCGGTGCCGGTAGACAAGGCAGATAACTTAG AGGCAGTGGCTGCTTATGAAGCAAAGAAGAAACAATtagaaaacaacaaagaaacaat agaTCCTAAAGAAATTGTTCGTCCTAGGATTTCACTACAATCGTGCATAGATGCCTTCATGGAAGTCGTCAGTGTCGATGACTTCTACAGCTCAGCCCTCAAGTCAAAAACACAAGCCAAGCA AACAACAAGATTATCCACATTTCCAGATTTCCTCATGGTGCAGCTAAAGAAATTCACC GTCGGCTATGACTGGGTCCCGAAAAAGCTAG ATGTTTCCATTGATGCCCCACTGGAGCTGGATATATCACGGTTGCGGGGTAGTGGAATTCAGCCCGGTGAAGAACAACTACCTCAGGACCAGCCAGCCCAGCAGGAACAGCCAG CGATACAGATAGACGAGTCCACTGTCAAACAGCTGGTAGACATGGGGTTTGCCCGGAATGGCTGTTGTCGAGCCGTGTTCCACACCAAGAACTCTGGAGCCGAGGTCGCTCTCAACTGGATCATGGAGCACATGGGAGATCCAG ATTTTTCCGATCCATTCGTGTTGCCGTCTGGCACCAAGTCGGGTGAAGCCAATTTCCAACCTAACGAGGAAGCACTGTTAAacatcatgtctatgggattcAACAAGGACCAGGCTACCAAGGCCCTCAAGTCTACG AATAACAATGTGGAGAGAGCTGTTGATTGGATCTTCAGCCATGCTGATGAGCTGGAACAGCCAATGGAAACTGAGGAGCAGTCCACCGAGACAGGGAGACAGGCATATCGAGACGGATCGGGAA AATACAAGCTAGTTGCCTTCATCAGCCACATGGGAACATCGACAAACGTTGGCCATTACGTGTGTCACATTCTGAAAGACGGCAAGTGGGTGATCTTCAACGATGAGAAGGTTGCACTCTCAGAACACCCTCCCAGAGACCTAGCCTACCTGTATCTGTACCAGAGAGTCTGA